The proteins below come from a single Mauremys reevesii isolate NIE-2019 linkage group 6, ASM1616193v1, whole genome shotgun sequence genomic window:
- the LOC120408211 gene encoding craniofacial development protein 2-like produces the protein MPQPGKESSGKNGMGKYNSNGLLLLKTCAAHDLLITNTVFRLPTRNRTSWMHPRSKHRHLIDYVIIRRRDRQDVRVTKAMCGADCWTDHRLIVSKMKLRIMPKRRPQGCEALKRINVSKLKNSRITEDLAEDLENELRIEDDAERDWERFRNTVHTAALKEIPLQEESQRVTSRHFDRHTLCGMYVPH, from the exons atgccgcagcctgggaaggagtcatcgggGAAAAATGGAATGGGAAAGTATAACAGCAATGgcctgttactgctgaaaacttgtgcagcacatgaccttCTGATCACCAATACAGTCTTCCGCCTCCCTACCCGTAACAGGACTTCGTGGATGCATCCCCGTTCCAAGCACCGGCATCTGATCGACTATGtcatcatcaggagaagggacagacaagatgtcagggttacaaaagctatgtgtGGCGCTGACTGTTGGACGGATCACAGGCTCATTGTATCCaaaatgaagctccgtatcatgccgaagagacgaccacaaggctgtgaggctctcaaaaggatcaacgTGTCGAAGCTGAAGAACAGCCGCATCACTGAAGATCTAGCggaagacctagagaatgagcttCGTATTGAGGATGATGCTGAGAGAGACTGGGAGCgattccgcaacactgtccatacagctgcattgaag GAGATTCCCCTGCAAGAGGAAAGTCAAAGGGTGACTAGCAGACACTTTGACAGACACACTCTCTGTGGCATGTACGTACCTCATTGA